Proteins encoded by one window of Salmonirosea aquatica:
- a CDS encoding RNA polymerase sigma factor gives MQPSEEQVYIDKVKKGDSAAYRYLVDKYQDMAYTIALRIMRQAEDAEDAAQEGFVKAYQQLHSFEGKSKFSTWLYTIIYRTCLSKLQKQRIPAYPMEEGIDDTDDTVPPLDILETMEKQTYIREAIGRLPSIDGVLITLYYLNENSIREMAEITGLSESNIKVKLFRARKTLEQQLRFLL, from the coding sequence ATGCAGCCATCCGAGGAGCAGGTATACATTGATAAAGTCAAAAAAGGAGACTCTGCTGCCTATAGGTACCTTGTCGATAAATACCAGGATATGGCGTACACGATTGCCTTACGGATCATGCGGCAGGCCGAAGACGCCGAAGATGCCGCGCAGGAAGGTTTCGTGAAAGCGTATCAGCAGCTTCATTCGTTTGAAGGCAAATCGAAATTCTCTACCTGGCTGTACACCATCATTTACCGGACTTGTCTTTCGAAACTACAGAAGCAACGGATACCTGCTTATCCCATGGAAGAGGGAATCGATGATACCGACGATACAGTACCACCGTTGGATATTCTTGAGACAATGGAAAAGCAAACGTACATCCGCGAGGCCATTGGCAGACTACCCTCAATCGATGGGGTACTTATAACACTCTACTACCTTAATGAAAATTCCATTCGGGAAATGGCAGAAATCACGGGCTTGTCAGAATCGAATATTAAAGTAAAATTATTCCGGGCAAGAAAAACACTGGAACAACAATTACGGTTTTTGTTATGA
- a CDS encoding DUF6249 domain-containing protein, protein MNDMDDLKHIIISVSAFAGIFGIVYVFMMTRYKERMAMIERKVDASLLDSTRKSLSPTLKFGMLFVGIAIGIIVASALNRWYSLSMGMSLLAMVFLFGGISLILNFIIERRLEK, encoded by the coding sequence ATGAATGACATGGATGATCTGAAACATATTATAATCTCGGTCAGCGCTTTCGCAGGAATATTCGGAATCGTGTACGTGTTCATGATGACCCGCTACAAAGAACGTATGGCCATGATCGAACGAAAAGTGGATGCTTCGTTACTTGACTCCACCCGTAAATCGCTTTCTCCCACGCTGAAATTCGGTATGCTGTTCGTAGGGATCGCCATCGGAATCATCGTTGCATCAGCACTCAATCGCTGGTACAGCCTGAGCATGGGCATGTCCCTATTAGCCATGGTATTCCTGTTCGGAGGAATCAGTCTGATTCTCAATTTTATCATCGAACGCAGGTTGGAAAAATAA